The genomic region CCTATTGGCGCCGTGCCCATCAATCCTATTTCCGCAGGCTCGGACGCTATAGCGAGGACATGATGCTGATGTGCGAGCGTTTTCGCCTGGTCGAGGTCTTCGGCGATGCCGAGACCAATCGATAGCTATGAAGCCGCGATCGGCGGTTCGGGATTGCTCGATCAGCTGCGAGAGTTCGATCCACGCGTGGTCGGGACGCTGCCCTTGGGGCTCTCGACGCCGCGCCGTGCTCGGCATTGCCGGGGATCCATATTCCGCATTGCTTGCATTGGGCCGTGAGAGCGACGCTCACCTGCGGGCGCGCCTGGAGCGCCTGTAAGGAGAGCGTCACCGCGACGTGCAGAGGTTCGCTCGGTCCAACCAAAGCGTGCGGGATTGCGCGTTACGCAATTCTCAACGTGACGTCATTGCCTTCCGTCTCGGCAAAGCCCGCCTGCAACACCTCTTCGCGCTTGTGACGCAGATGCGCCCGCAGGATGTGGGCGAGGCCGACGCCGTCGCGGCGCTGAAGCGCGTTGAGGATTGCCTCGTGCTCCTTCACCGCGAGCGCCCAGCGCTGCGGCGTCATCGGCGTCACATAGCGCGCGCGCCGGATGCGCGCGGTCACCGAGGCGTAAAGCCCGGCGAGCACGGGATTTCCTGCTGCAGTCACGATGGCTTCGTGAATGGCGCGGTTGCCACGGTAGTACTGGATCAGGTCGCGCTCGCGATAATGCTGCACCATGTCCGCATGCGCGGCGGCGATCGCGTCGATCTCGGCATCGCTGATGCGCTCGCAGGCCAGCTCGCCGGCGAGGGCCTCCAAGCCCTGGCAGACCTCGAACAGGTCGCGCATGTCCTTGTCGGTCAGCTTTGCCGCGCGCGAGCCGCGATGCGGCAGCAGCTGCACGAGCCCTTCCGCGGCCAGCACCTTGAGCGCCTCGCGCAGCGGTGTGCGCGAGATCTCGAGCCGCTCGCACAGCTCGCGCTCGGGAATCCGCGCCCCCGGCGGGATTTCGCCGTCGAGCAGGATGGCGCGGATGCGGCCAACAA from Bradyrhizobium sp. CB1015 harbors:
- a CDS encoding GntR family transcriptional regulator, which encodes MLHEEVVGRIRAILLDGEIPPGARIPERELCERLEISRTPLREALKVLAAEGLVQLLPHRGSRAAKLTDKDMRDLFEVCQGLEALAGELACERISDAEIDAIAAAHADMVQHYRERDLIQYYRGNRAIHEAIVTAAGNPVLAGLYASVTARIRRARYVTPMTPQRWALAVKEHEAILNALQRRDGVGLAHILRAHLRHKREEVLQAGFAETEGNDVTLRIA